The Cryptomeria japonica chromosome 9, Sugi_1.0, whole genome shotgun sequence DNA segment CATGGGGATCAAGGATGCCATTTCCAATCCAAGCATTAACCTTGCAATGCATGAAGGCTTGATGGTGATTctatataatcacatcaagaacatgaCCGTCCAATTGAATATTGCAGAGATTTCAGACTCGGATGAAGATTTTGATGACTTAGAAGAGGAAGAAGGTGATGACTATGATATGAAAGTAGAGACTGAAGATGACccccaaaagaaaaaaatcaaaataggggAGATAAAATAGAGGGTTTGCTAAAAATAAATAGAGAGGGGAGGATGATAGCTGGAATGAGGAGGAGGATGGGACTGACAATAATACAAACACTGGAAGTGAGGAGGTTCAAATCCAGGTGAGCCTAAAATAGAAAAAGAATAATTCTAAAGGCAAGGAGGTGGACACCAAGGAAAGGTCACCTCTCAGGTTTGATTTGAAGTAGAAGGGTGTCATGGGTGAGGATATGACAATGAAAGATGATCAAAGCACTGAGGATAGAGAGGTTGGTCTGGAGGTCAATCTTAATACCATGGATGTCAAGAACCAGGAAGAGCATCACTTGGACTTAGGCCTTTACATCACTAAtgggatggaaaaattcaaacaagCACTCAGCTAGATGCAAAAGGAAATTGAGGGAATTAAAGCCAGGAAAGCCCAGAAAGCAGGGAAAATCGAAACCTTACAGGCCCTAGGTTCGAGAAAATTCAATTCCCCCCCTGACTGTCTTAGTGAACTAACCAAGTCCCTTCCACCAAATCCCTCTCATCATGTACCACCCCAATCCCTTCCACCAAATCTCCACCTCCACAGGAGACAGGATCACCTCAGACAGAGAAGGATAGGAAATGTCCAGAAGCCCATAAATCCCTCTCATCTTGTACCACCGAAGCAGCTCCCCAAGCATAAGAAAAGGGAGACCCAATACACAAAAAGCCCTTGGAAATGAGAGGAAAAGAATAGAGAGGAGAGGCCACAAACCCAAAAAGGAAACAAGCAATAGAAGCTCTTCCTCGCACTACCTCCTTCCCACACCAAGAATGCACACAGAGTCCACCACCAAGCATCTCCACAAGAATCTCCACAAGAGTTGCAGCCATTATATTGAGCCAAGGGCAAAAACAAAAATACCAAACCCTGGCTACACCAACACCAGCAACATTACAAAAAGCCTTGATATGGCTTCTCCAAGATGAGAGAAAGACCCAGCCAAAGGCAAGCTACCCATCATCCAAACAAAACAAAGGAGGACTCTCACATGCCCCGAGACAAAACCTAAAAGCCCCAAAGACTGAGGACCATGACCCTCGAACTAGTCAACAGTGAGATCACCAGCAGGGCTAAGAGAAGGACCTCCAACCCTACTCTACACCCCACTGCACTTGCCAAGCAGCCCACGACCCAGCACAAGCCAAGCATCACAAAATCCAACCGCAGGAGACGTGACCATCACGCATAGACCAAGGGAGGGAGATCCGATGACAACCCAGACACCACAAAAGCTACAAAGGGCTGAAAGACACTAGGTCTTTTGACACCCAAACACCCATGGGAACCCAACCGGAACAACCACCAAAACACCGTCAACAATGTGAGATAGAGAACACCGAGTCTCCATACTTGTGGCCCGACCAAACAGTGGGTGATCATGGGAACCATCATCACTGTCATCATCCGCCTCTCCATCATCGCAATCTCTAGAGGAAACCCTACCTCCTCCTCTGCTGCTCTCCGTATTGAGAGTATTCTCAGATGTGATTGTTATTCCTAACATTATGTTAACTAAACCAAATTTACCCTAATTATGAACCGATTTGAATAGTAAATGAAATTAGACaagaaccctaatcctaattaaacactAAGAAAGATTAAACACACAAATCGTACACAAATTAAAacctaactctaacactaaactAAGTTGTAACCTTACAAAACCCCTACCAAGCGAGAGggagaaaacccaaaaaaaaatataaactctGAAGGGCCCTTCCACTGCAAACTATAGGGGGGAAGGAAGGAAGGAAAACTAAAACCCCACAACCCACCAAGAAAGAAACACTAGTCCATCTGGATCAGTTTATtctatatatataagctagttataGAAGCaattatattttattgtaatagAAAAACGaagtaaatgataataataatgacatttaatttttagttttagtATAACTTACTTATAAGTAAATAATATATAATGTGTACATTATAATTGAATTATAATTATGGAATAAACATTGGAATTAGGGTTCTAGTTTAACTAGAGTAAGCATTCACTTAATATTCAAGTTAGATTTTAGAGTAACTGTTCACTAAGCATTACTCTCACAATTCAATTTTGGTACAATttttgttagggttaggtttagtgtTACTTTTCAATTAGAAGTATGATTCAATTATAATAAGATTAAAGTTAGAGTTTAATTACAATTAATATTCATTTAAGGTTGTGATTATGGTAAAATTAGATTAGAATTAAAATtaatctaatttttaaaattttaatataaattaatataatatattataatataacaatgtaaaattatatatttaaacataaatctcttataatataatacaatagtattataatattaatggaaatataatataatagaaaTAAAGCTTAGGATTCAGTGATAGATACGATTAGGTCGTGTGAATGATAAATCATTTAAAATTCAATTACGGTTAAAGTAGGGATAATTATTAGAGTTAAGATTCAAATTAGTGTTACTATTAtgaaaaaaattagggtttatttaatttctccatcGATAGTCTTCTATATAGATTTCTCTGGAGATCATTCTAGTATTGTTATATATGTGATATTCCGCAGCACAAATTGATTTTTTAAATCTGCGGTTTGTTACTCCACATTCTGCATGATGGGCGCTCTCTGTAGTTTCCCCATTCCGCATAGTAATTGCAGACACAAGGTAAGAGAAAGTAAGACAGCAGCAGGGACAAGGTTAATGGTAAGAGCATCCGCAACAGACAGGTTATCTGCATTATCAGATGATGTTCTTTTAAATCATATTTTGTCAAAGATTTCTTACAGAGATGTTGTACGCTCTTCCCTACTCTCGCAAAGATGGCGATTCTTGCGGAGGAAAATACCCATCCTCAAATTTTGTAGCGAAGATTTTGAGAAACAAAAGGATGACAAAATACAGGCCATAATTAACAATGCTCTGCTCCACCTCGATGCTCGTCTTCACAATTTGTGTCTTCAAGTTGCCTTCGATGATCCAAAGGCTGTCGATTTGAACAATTGGATTCGTCTTGCAGCTGCAAAACAGGTGGAACGCATGGAACTACAAATCACTTGTAGAGATCGAAAGATGAGGCTTAAAGCTTCTTCCATCGCGGAGCTTGGGGACTCTATTTTTAGGTGTGACAACCTTACCACCATAATAGTGAATAACATCAATTTTCCCAAGGTTCCCACTAATTTTGGGATTTTGCGATCATTGAAAATAATTTATTGTGTGGATATTTGGAATGTGGATGATGCTATGTTTGAAGGATTCATGGACTCGTGCCCACATCTTCAAAATTTGATGATTTCCGGTTGTTTCGGGTTGAAAAACTTGAATTTACGTTCTTCCAATCTCAAGTACCTAAATCTAGGAATTCTAAGACCTGATATATCTTTGGAGATAGCTTGCCCGCGCTTGATGGAAATCAGCCTTATGGATTTTGGGCCATTCAGGGCTTAAATTACTACAAGGAATTTCAAGAGCGCCGTTAATAGAGGAATTCCCATTGTTACTATTCTTAATAGTTTTCCTATGCTTGAAGAGTTGACAATACATGGCTAGTGTTTCCAGGTTAGTATTTTGTATGGAGTTAAATAATCTCAATCAGTGATTAGTGAGTGACCTTTTATATTTGTGGAATAACATTGTATCTTTCAAATTCTTACATCATGATTGATGCAGGAGATGATATCAGATGAGATTTTAGTAGCAGAGGTGACATTACCAAATTTGAAGATGGTGCATGCTCATATTGGGGCAGACAAGGGTGGACAGGCAGTGACTTTTCTTGGTTTTCTTCTTAAAAATGGTCTATTAAGTGTAACAAGGGTTTTTCTTCCTAAACGCTGCCCTAGAATCATGAGAAACAAATTGATCGATtgggaaaaggatatctcaaaatCAAGGTTGTTCATGGCCACAGGAAGATGACCAACGAATCCAACATAAACTTGTGAATTGTGTGATCATTACAGAGTTTAGGATATTCTAAagttccaacaaacacaactaactactcctttgtactataattctctcatgcattgtaaagtgggacattcttggaaccagaggacggcctcttagagaaagatgccaTCAATTTTATCGTacaatgagacattcttggaaccagagggaagcctcttagagaaagatgtggtcacttttctcttgtacagtggatcaatctcagaaccagagcacataATCGTAGAGCGATATGTCTTCACTTCTTAttttcttgtacaatgggtcattcttagaaccagagcatggtctcttagagaaagctgacaccacttttcttttatatggggtgattattcttggaaccagagcacaaactcttagagagggatgtcacacctttcttgacacttgtactatacattctatacagatTGTAgtgtacttgggcatagactcctatgaggttcttttaacctcacttgcacacacgtgcaTGAAGTTGAGCGGAACTAGTGGTGttttcactctctctctttacatggatcagcTAGGTAGgctctaggggtgagattttccatgtccttctctccatggattacctagttttaggggtgagacatccatggtttctttcttctattcttttcttctcatggatcaccaaagtgtgtatttatgttctctctcttcttcctctcatgaacacatagtttttcttttgatggttcatggatgatgtcaatttttctcttttatgtgatcgcttttGTTTATGTGATgccattggtctttgtgtcctgattagttgttgagacaaatgagtatcgaggtctcttcagctagttagtTCTTCATCTTGTGTCTTattcttgtcatgtgtctttttgtgctttgtctttgtttttgtgtgtcttgtgcctttttgttttgtgttctcttgtgtatgttgGCGTGACTTGAGACTGTGAGATTGGGGGTTTTTTCTtctcaatattagtggtgtcttatactccttgtgttATTTCTCCACATCActcatcttcatctttcctttcaTTCTACTTTACCGATAGTTGTTGTAggccatactcttgctaaagtgggggctaaatgtagtgtcataaaattgcaacccttgcaattttaaccacattctaggtcctcaccttggcgacagcatctccttccctaacaaagacctatttatgcattctcaccccttcacccttcttTCTTTAAGATATGTGGATGCTCTAGACCTTATTTGGGCCCCAAAATAggataggataggggcatggggcccttttccccaccccttagggtggcccttgGTTTGTTTTGCTaggtctcctatgcataatttatctttgagatttccaattcctctttcttttccttcggtggttgaaaattatttcttgaggcatgtataaaagaggattcaattccctcattgaGGATAAGGGGCATAAGGATAAGATACGAGATTTCAAGgttatcatcaagcattcaagcattcaagtcttcttctttcatccattggagcaacattacaacattcatttgtaagcatgtgtgtgtgttaaggttttgtcatgttacatgtcatttcatataacatttgtggttacattcaagaagcaaaacaatcatcatcaacaagttgcagatctacaaggcatACATTTCCGTTGTTTACATTCAAACATTttcaattactttatttcaaggttgattcctcaacaagggtttgactgaggcaaacccctatccacaaccattctccctctcttttatgCATGTAGCTTGCAAAggcacaactgtaattgcaggtttgggcttcatttgcagagacagaagaaccctttttgtttcgtgaAGTTTgaggaggaccatgtacattcccaccttGGTCCAAAAgacttttctctaaatttgtaAGATGGATTTGTATAAGTCAAATTAgtttagatccaaagttacaatgcgatcccgaactggtagctgcTCATTTTACTCATTTCCTCTATCTtatccacatagtcaacaagtcaactttctcatttacaaaagagggtaaatcacactttaaCCCTTGCAATACATTtgaaattcacatccttgtttccctcagatttggatctagtggattcaagcccctcttttaaatgtaaagttactcccaagtgaaaatcatcctagtggcttcctttctctctgctaggtggggagtcactaggatccaattttccactttacactagaATACCTTCACCTCTCTACAACTCCAAGCTACAATATTAATATTCCATTTACATATCATATTCCATACACGAGGATCATCACATAATTACCCTAACTACTATAATGAATCATAGTCCAAGATTATAAATGCATTTTTTCAAAGTACATGATTACAGTAATATATCTAACCACAAGAATATAGAATCCATTCCAAGAATCCAAGCTCAAtttgaaaagataaaaatataCACTCCACACACACAAACATCTGATGGAGAGataatcccaatggaagaaggcatcaaaccacctgaccatgtggaattGATAAGGTCCACCCCCTATGCTATGGATAATGACCTGAGATCCCAtacacactctaaacctaggttGAAACCTAACAATTAAAGGACATAATATAGCTCATGACTATCCACAAGATGAAACTAAAACCACAAAATAAGGCTCAACCATAATGCACAAGACAACAAATATAACAAGACTCCATGGGCCGCCAAACAAATCCAATCATAAGAAACTAGGATGCATATATTGAAGAGTGTCGTCGCATGCTATCACCATAAAAAGGGATTATCCTAGTGGTCTCTTGCCCTAAAACCCATGATACCCATGTGAATTATCTCAACctttgagacaatcaagggagttTAGTTTCCTCTTCAAGGCCTTCTTGAATCTCATCTTGAGCCtgtactagcactctaggccatgagtgagGCACCACAAATCCAtccattatcttattaatgtgaaagCATATTAcccttcctatctacattaatttattatttagggttatcacttatttacacatAGGAAACTTTCAATGAGATCTCTTGGTAGTCTAGACCTCGACATCTATATCAAGTCATCTTTAGGTAACATATCTCTCAAGACCCCGACactcacttgaaagccactctccctaTCATGCTCCTAAACATAGGGTATAACATAACATATTCATGCAAATAAGGCTCTTCCAAATATAATATCACAAACATCCACCATACGATCCAAATCTAAATGACATCATAACACAACTAATTCCAAATTGCTAAGATACAAAAATCTCAAACAACATATATAACCAAGAGCCAATACCCTTAAGAATGATATAAAGCCAATATAAAAATTCAATAAATTAGTGCAGCCATAGTAGTCTTATCTAATAACCAAATGCATCATAAATCCAATCATAGATCAAatagaataatttggaacaacacaCGATCTCAAAAACATAGACATGAACTAAGTGAGCCACTAGTCTGACAAAATAAGTCTCAGACAATGAAAATCAACTTAGAAAACCTAATACAACAGACTGACACAATCACAGACTGAACTAGAAGATACAAACTATTCTATGGTAGCTTCTTTAACTAGAACAGTGTATCCAAAACTAACTATAGAGCATATATTAACTAGATTAGCACATTTATGAAATAGAATAGCGCTTTCATATAAAATCATGGTGTATACAAATAATAGAGTGGTGCCTTTGACATAGTGACAATAGAGTGGTGCATACAAGGTACATAATAATGCATATGACAAAATagatagctcatatacaaaaacaATTTACTGCACTCTTTCACCAACTTAACACTTTTGCAACATAGAATAAAAACCAactaataaataaatgaaaattatACGATTAAGACCAGAGTCCACTCAAATATAGATTACGTCCTTAACATAGGTTCATCATGCCATAAATATCCCTTAACAAAATATACAACATGAAATAAATAGGCATAAACCAAATCAAGGCATACATTCTCCGACTCTGCACAGAGTCACTTCCAACTTCATACACAAAACTCACTTCTAGCAATCCATAGAAATAGTAGACAACATACTAAGAAACATGGACACCGACTCTCCAAAACAACACAATCCTACATCTAGATTCAAACAAAGGATACATGTGAAAATGAAACAAGATTTACAACATAGAGCCCCTTCACGGAAGATAAAACAATTCCTCTTTCAACCACGGATATGGGAAAATTAATCTTAGAATTCCAAAACACCAAAAAGGATTTCCCAAGCatgtaataaaaaataatcaatttgATGTAGGAGAATTCCTAATTCTTGGTAATCTCGCATCAACCAAAAGAAATATTTCCTTTCTAGTAGTTGGCATTAgctcactagatcttgtggagttggattttttttcaagacttgatcatcttccttattcccaaaccgcaaagtatttggatcattttctagtaaGTTATCTCTACTGGTTTCTGAGACAGTTTTTTGGTACTAGTTACCTATAcatatttgcattagtgatctattggatcccttccatagcttgtggagccctgagcattgattttgatgttccttggtgtgtggctgaccttccctgtgttctacacttcatcctttggattttcaatatttgatccctttttgggctgacttgatctcttagatcatataaattattgtaattaagcattagaataAAGATGGAAGGTATTAGACAAAATAGAAGTTAGATCTTTAGttttgaggtcccgattgtgacctattctataattgagcatgttttagtaggcatgTGAGCCATTTTTTGTAATCCGGATGTTATTGGTTGATTGTAATCATTTTTTAATGATATAATTCATTCCGTTTTACATTTCCTCAACCATATCCTTGTGATTTCATTGTGtctactcttgctgactagttcgGATTGATCTTTTTGAAGtacctcctaaccggtgactgcaccaagtggtattagagtgagatTCCATTCCGTAGATTGCGTTGTCCTGATAATAAATTATtgtggggtggtggattgtggattcgACCTCCAACTATAGAGGATTGGTGTGAAGATGgaacaaagaggaaataggaatgttGGAGTGTGTGGGAATGAACACCCGACAATGATGGAAAATTTGAGAGGAATTCCAGCTCGATTGGAAGCCATTAAGACAACGCAGAGAAGAGGTTGGCATATTgaggatgtaagtgaagatgaagcagaagaagccctgatagaacaagtaaacccaccggtgattgatctggatgaagagagggttttgagtagggtgaatactaaacctcattttaccccactggaatatgatggaaagttggattcagatgaattgatggattggatcttggagatggagaaatattttgatttggagaacactatagaggaaaggaaggtgaaatatgcttgtacctagttgaaaggacatgcatctctttggtgggaaaatttgcaggttgatagatagagaagaggtaaagagaagatcaaggcaTGGGATTAGATggtttctaagttgaaatcaaaatttatgccatatgattatcaagtgaatctatttcagAAGTTGCATAATttaaagcagaaggaatctagtgtgaaggagtacaccaaagcattttacaagttgaatatcaaatccaaacatgttgatgattaagttgaacaagttgcaagatatttgaatggattgcagatgtctatacaagatgaacttaattTGATCAAGTTACAAAGTGTTAAAGAGGCTTATTAGTATTCCCTCAAAGcagaagagaagctgaacaaaagacatgagtagagacatagaggtagaggtggacagTTTTTGAGACGAAGATTCCAAGGTGGAAGAGGAACTTGTACAAAtcagaagaaggaaaaggaagcaAGCAAAGATGgaaattcatactggaaggatgacaaaaaattctactagaggagagaaccagatggccaCCGGAATAAGAAATTTAGAAAAGATGACAatagacaagataagagagtgtttagaggtactTGCTTTAAGTGTGAAGGAGAAAGACATCATTCTTTCGAGTGAAAGAAGGCAGAGAATACCGGGGGAACAACATGGTGGAAAAAATATCCACCAAATCAACTAATAAATCAaaagatggaaattgttgatgatgaggagagatttgtgtcatactcgAGGAGAAGAAGAGCCCTTACAGAGGAGGAATtggttcaagaccagatgtaaggtatctggtaagtgttgtaaagatatttttgataaagataaataggttttacagggacctAGAACCCAAagtattacagaccaaggccagTAGCCAACTAGACCAAAAAACTAAGCAGAACAGGGGACGAGCCCCACACGGgccgacaaaaaaaaaaaaaaaaagttgaaccaAAAAATaggaccacacactcaactaaCAGAGTGTATCAATTCAGTGTTTTTACTGAATAATACTTCTATTAATCATCTCCaagtcctccatgatgaatctagaggttcCCTAGTCCTGCTCTGGCTCCTGGTTCTAGTACATGGACTCGAACTAATCTTCCGAGCAGCCTTACTCTATCCACCCTCAAAAGAAATCTTTTTCTACTTTTTAGCCATGGGAGGGTCACTAGCGATGGTCTtggttctataatcagtcatcatggaattaatCATTTTCAAGCCATCAGTGCTATTATTCATCACCTGCCTATTGATTTCCACCAGATTGTTCCggttttccttgatctcactcacatcctcttccaGCTTCTCAATTTTGTGCTCTTAGTTAACCTTCATGGTTTCCACATTCTAGAAAATTTTCTAGATCATACTCATGATCATCTCAGACTTGTTGGGCCCAGGGGATTTCGTGAAGgtgtcaacaattcctttaatcccatcttttagggatccaatttTCTTCTCCAACCACTTCCAACATTGCTCCTGACCTTTGGTAGCCTCCAATATAAAATTCCCCATCACTCTCTCCTTGTTTATCTCGCCTTTATTTTCCTTAAACGCACTGCCCTGTTTCTCATCATCCACTTTGGTAGGGATGTGTAGCCTAATCTTGTGGTCCAAGGCTTTCCTTAATTAAAATCCACTCATTATGTATTGTTTAACTATAAGCAAGTTATCCTCAacctaaaatataaaatatatatgattATTATTGTCTTTTACTTCATTGTGTTGTTACATTAAATAATGGTAACCCTAATTTAATCATATATAAATTTCTGAATGCCAAATCTAACTCAAATCGTAACCCCAAGTGAAATGATTACTCTAAATGAACCTAAACACTCATTCAGTCCCCCTAATTATAGTCTTCTCATTATGTATCTCTTAACTATAAGCATGTTATCCTCAAGcgaatatattaaatatatatgatTATTATTGTATTTTACTTCATTGTCTTATTACATTAAATACTAGTAACCTTAATTTAATCGTATATATATTGGATGAACTCCAAATCCaacccaaaccctaaccccaaGTGAAATGATTACTCTAATTGAACCTAGAAACCCTCATTCCAATCCTTATTCCCTAATTCTAATATAATCATTATGTATTGTTTAACTATAAGGAAGTTATCCTCAAGCTAAAATATTAAATATCTATAGTTATTATTGTCTTTTATTTCATTGTGTTATTACATTAAATACTAGTAACCCTAATTTAATTATATCTATATTTGATGAACCCTAAATTTAACCCAAACCTTAAGTCCAAGTGAAATGATTACTCTAACTAAATGAAACCCTCATTCCAATCCGTATTTTGTAATTATAGTCTACTGAATATATAATGTTTAACTATAAGTATTTTATCATCAagctaaaatattaaatatatattattattgtcTTTTACATAATTTTGTTATTACATTAAATACTAATAACATTAGTTTAATCATATCTACATTTGATGAACCCCAAATCTAACCCAAAATGTAACCCCAAGTGAAATGATTActctaattgaacct contains these protein-coding regions:
- the LOC131858508 gene encoding F-box/LRR-repeat protein At3g26922-like, encoding MGALCSFPIPHSNCRHKVRESKTAAGTRLMVRASATDRLSALSDDVLLNHILSKISYRDVVRSSLLSQRWRFLRRKIPILKFCSEDFEKQKDDKIQAIINNALLHLDARLHNLCLQVAFDDPKAVDLNNWIRLAAAKQVERMELQITCRDRKMRLKASSIAELGDSIFRCDNLTTIIVNNINFPKVPTNFGILRSLKIIYCVDIWNVDDAMFEGFMDSCPHLQNLMISGCFGLKNLNLRSSNLKYLNLGILRPDISLEIACPRLMEISLMDFGPFRA